gagTTGGACAAATTTGAAAATTACTAACTGCGCGTGTTTTTGTCAGGAATGCTCCTTAAAGTTCAGAGTTTAAGTTTCTGACGTCGATTCCAAACTTTCGGATTTCCTGGATGAaggtaattttataaaatatattagtaGTTAGTCCTGTGCTGACATTGTAATGGGTATTTTTAGTTCCTTGGATTTTGGTTTGTTCACAGCCTTCGTGAAGTTCGGCATTCCCGCCTCCAGTCAGGCCGAGGCGAAGCTTTTCGATGAGTCTGGAACTGAAGTGGACGAGGATGTCTTTGGGGAAGTTCTGAAGCAGCCAGATTTGGGCGTTTTTCTGCTCAGATTGGAGAATTTGTCAAATggtaattttatatttactttgaAAGCGAAAGTCTGTAAAAAAGTAGAACTGAAACGCGTTTTTTTTGTGACTCATAACGTCACTCATTTAAAAAGTTATAGGCCCCGGGTATAGGCCTACTTCATTTTCTGTCGTGAAACGTTAATGCTGTAAACGACATGAATTTTGTTTGTGTAAGTTTCGTTTCGTTTTTATACTGAAAATCATATCTGTTGTGTGTCTCGTGTCGTCATATATGCGTCAGACACAGCCGCGCTGCTATCAAGTTTTCTTACATGAGAATTACGTTCATGCGAACATTGTAAAAGTGTTTTAAATCTTAAACTGTAATTCCCAAAAGTTTTCCAATTCCAGCCGTTATTTTAGTGCGCACTGGCATTCGAGGTGAAATCGTTCTTTGCTATCATacaacatgttattaaatgtagAAATAcagggtgcgtctcaatcagctccctagctcccgaCCCGAGCTCGTGTACACGAATTCGGGCACTGGTAAGGACAGTAACGGACACTGgctcactacacattgggacacttatGACTGTATTTCGTGACAATACGTGACAAAAAAAtcagattaaataaatgctaaataaatGAGCGTTTCAGTCCTCCACATGAATGTTGTCAAGGTCATTAACTCTAACAGTAATTTAAAATCCTTAAAAAGTTTATATTAATTATCCTACAAGTTGACATCAGtgctatattattttatttagtttatttagttttcaGCTTATTCAAAATTGAGCATAATCAAAATTGTTTTACCATATTGAAAGTCCAAATTTAAGTTGTAGTGCTTTAATTTATATTTCGTTATTGAATAATGTCTCAACTTAAATTTTTGAAACCTTTTTTTCAATAGAATTAGCAAATACCCCTGCAGTGTCCAGTGAAGGAAGCTCCTCTGAGACCGCAAACTATGAATCTGATGACAGTTATTCTGAGTGGCGGAACCCCTTCAAGAAAGCAGCAGAGAGCCGAAGATGAAGCTAGAATTGTGAGttgcattttttatatatatatatatatatatatatatatatatatatatatatatatatatatatatatatatatatatatcacacagTCATTTTCCACCTGGCTACCACCGTAAGTatatttcaaaactttttggAAACATTGCTAACTCTTTAATAAATTATACTAAACcacaaaaagttaataaaagaATCTGGCAAAGTCGACATCCAAATGGGGTCAGAACAATTGGATCTCAATACGTCTTGTGTGAGTTTACACATGTACTGAGCTTTGTGACTACACAATCATGTTAACAGAATGGTTCTTGAGAGGTTGTTGTTGATTGTACTATGTAACTGTTTGCAGCTGGTCCAAACAATTCTGCAGGCTAAACCTGGTAGGGATGCAATCATCAGAGAGTACCAAAAAACCAGAAGCTTGACTGACAGCACCAGGAGGAAGATGATCAAGATTCTTACTGCAGATAAGACTGAAAATCATAGGTAACACTTGATTCAAGTATTCTGTATTCTACATCCAGGATTGCCTTGGTCATGGAAAACTTAAAATATCAagaaattgtaaattatttctAGTCCTCGAAAACGTAAAGGTTGTATGTTTGTCTGActtcagcagaacacaaatgaagattttaTAAAAATCTGTGCTCTGTTAGatctttaaaggtttagttcacccaaaaatgaaaattctgtcattatttactcaccctcatgtctttccaaagtAGGGATGTTAATTTTCATGACCGACATCCGACGCTCATTAACCGACCATTAACTGTTAACTGATAAGATTTGAATGTTAACttagttttaaagaaaaatagattTGACAAGTGTCTGTGACAATCACTATATAGTGCAATacagtgcagtgtccgttctcggagcatataagccctgcccgcgtgagCCGTGCCGCTTTCAGCAATCGTTAGTTTATTTAGCTTATCTGTAGTTTAttaaaagcttatttattcTGAACGTTTCGCATGTCCATATTAGACCAATTGCGACATTACACTCCCTTGGGTCCGCAGCAACACACCTGCCACGTGACCATTATATGAACGGTTCTCGACATAATCAAATGCAAACAGACAGACGCGAGCCAACATATTTTTgtacaaagattattgcgatttattggatgggaggtgctacatattctgctccttcatcaactgaaaacagactagactaatcgattcttgggatttaagaatcaatatcggtTCTTAAAAATGAGAATTGATTAAAATCAAGAAATCGTCTTGTACTCATTACACTGCCTTTTATTAGAGAGAAGAATATGTTCAGCCCCCTCCTTCCGAAGCTTTGAATATTCAATGTGGATTACCAtcgaagcttcgaagctcaaaaaatAGTATTTAGACCAGCACTAATGTGTGTTATTGTAAGAACTCTATTCTGGCTCACGTTTTTCTGTGCATCGTGTGTGTGaagacattcacagacagcacATTCTCTTTTTGGtgtgcttgaatggtttaaaagcatttgtatGAATAAGAGCGTGATCATGTAATGTAACGTGTTTCTTcatttaattttgacagcacatCTCCACCTAAACATATTAGAGAAATGTATGCCCAAGGAATTGTTTCCGTGTTTCCAAATCTTCGTGATGTAAGTGAAAATATTTCTTTGGAAAAATAGTTATGGGTTTGTTGGTCACTTTTGTATTgctgaaaacatttttgtttttcaaaggaACATTATTATGATCCTCAAAGTGGACAAGGGTACTTCACTTGGAAAATAAAGAATATTCAGAGGAACAGTGCACCATCAGACAACCGTAGATATTCCCCCCAGTCTTTCAGTGGTGGCCCAACTGCAGAAAGAGAGGCTTCATCCAGCACTGAAGTTATCCTGACAGAAGAGCAGTGTAGAGAAGCTGTTTCTCTAATGAAACATACATCAGAGGTAGAAACCGTGAAGGTCAAAATGAGGGAGACGTTTCAGTATCGTCGCAAGATGATTCAAGACCCAAGGAGATCCAATGATGTGCTGACTGAATTTCCCCGTTTCTTGGACATTAAAGGCCTGGTATGATTGGTTagggttaaataaatgttatgggCTTCATTTAAGTTAAGCTTAAttgacaacattttttctcgacTTCTGTTAAACCTAGAATATTCCACAAACCAATGTTCTCTCAGTGAAATGGGTGAAGTATAATGGAACTGAATATCGTTCTACAGTACCTTAATTATTTGTGGTGAAGTAAACCTTGATTTGCCAGTGTTTTATAAAATCAAAGACATTGTTAGAAACTAATGCGTGTTACTGGTGGCATCATGCCtaaaaactgtttattttgACAAACATCTGTATTCCTACAGAATTGATCCAAGACCCAGTGATTCTCTGAAAGTCTTCAATGTCAATGAACTAATTTATTACAAACCTATTGATTTACAGATGTCATATGGGTCTGCTAATTTCTTTTGGTATGTTGTACCTTACTGCAATCTTGTTCAAATCGGTTCTTAAATCTTCATGACAAAATTTGATGAATTTGTgtgttttaagttttaaatttaTGTGCAACACCTCATTAATGTGATTAAGTAACATTCTGCCATGTTTTAAAGCCGCTTTTCATCATGTTAAATAAATACTTGAATTTTTATATCTAAAAGAGTCTTGATTTTATGTTTGATCATGTACAGTACCACTCtaaaacagtgtaaaaataCACTGAAATGACACTTGGttattaacactttcagtgtaatccaaatgaattaaaacaacacTCAAAGTGTTAAAAGCACCATAGTGTAAAACTAGTACAAcacagaaagtgtaaaactttaCACTCATGGTGTAATTTTTTGGCACtatatagtgcttttttaaCACTGTAAATTCAACACTACAAACAGTGTACTTTTTACACTAAATAGAATGGGACCATATATGATCCGAAGTAGTGTTAAAATTAACACTTTAAGTGTTAATTTGACACTgccttttttacagtgtagtggTCAGATACCGGCAGATACAGCAACAGAGAGCAGACAGATTTGTAGTCGTAAAACAGGCAGGAGATCAAGACAGGTGGAGAACAATCACAGATCAAAACACAAAGCAAATAGTCCAGAGGCCAGGCAGCAGAGAATTGTAAATGGGGAATCAACAGGGTCACAACAGGAAGGCAAAACAATAAAGACCGCTCAGAAATGCAAACCGTAGTAATACAAGACCTCGTAAAGAGGACTGGTGCAGCGACAATTTATATAGGCCAGTCAAAGAGCTGCAGCTGGGCAGCGTAATCAGTACCAGGTACAGggctgatgggaaatgtagtgtatGTGAGTGAGTGTCAATATTCGGGAGAAGGCGCCCTCTGATGGCCAGAGGAGGGAATCACAGAGTTTGTCTCTGTGACAGCATGAGTATGTGTACATCTCTTCTTTGAGAGTTGTCAACATTCAGTGTTTAtaggaataaataaaaattaagaatttaAGTGATAGTCCTTCTGTTTGAGAGTGTTTGTTTAGTGCAACTTTCTAGCTATCTATTATGTGGGATCACACAAAGTGTCAACATGAAAAGTAATCCATGATGTTTTACACTTAAAACTATTACAACTGAATCACccagcttccgccagaccaccttccatattcaaattACAGGAAAACAGAACTGGCATTGCGTCAGTTCCgcaagttgaatagggaagacgTAGGACGTACAGTGTAAGTTTTTTGAAGAACACGGAAGGTGGGTGGAAACTGGATATTTTAcgtcataacttgttaaatattgatttttatttttttttttacacaaatgcatcgctttgcttcagaaggcctttattaaccctccggagccgcatggaatatgtttatgatggatggaagtggatggagacactttcttcagctcatactctagcgcattactgccattataaagctcagatgcgtcaggatatttattaatatttcttccGATTGTATTTGTCAGAAACAAGAATGTCATATAATACTTAGGATGGCCtgaaggtgagtaaagcttggggtaatggAGGGATTCATTtggaagtgaactaatcctttaacaatttTCATTCATCACAGAATATATTATTTCAACTTCTATGTTCTCTAATCAGCTATTTTATATGACGTCCTCTTAtttgagtttgttttgtttgtcctGACCTAGCTCTGTAAACAAAGTTCctttggaaaaataaaaaaatgaagttctattgttttaattagaatATATGTAAATACTTATTTATCAAGCCGGAACTGGAACTTGGGTTGCCCAAAGCACAACCTCACTACATCTTGGAGCACTGTCTACAAAGGTATTGGCTTTGACAGTTAGAAGAGATTTAAATACTATAAATTCACAGAAGTCTAATTTGTTAAACGATAACTACGAAGGAAACAATTAATTTGTCTTTGCTAGGATTTGTCATTGTATCCAAATTCACAGTCCCTCCTTTCCTGTGGATACCTTTATATGACAGACATATCTGCATTATATGTACTCCACTAAGACTCTCTCCACACAGAACCTGTGGAAGGTAATCAATCCTCTCTGGGTGATCAGGATAGGACTGAAACTTTCTCACACGTGTCACCATCTGTTTTTATCAGACAGAATGAAAAGAGTGTGTGCTATGTTTGGGTCCAGAGTAAGTCACAGGCATCTGAAGAAGAGGAGCGATACCCTATAACACAACTCAGCAGTGAAAAAATCGTGTGTGTTTGTAGACGTACACTTTAATAGTCCTGCTGTGATCCTGATTTTTCCTCCATGGtccacactataaacacacatTAATGTAGATTTGCATCATTCATACACGTTCAATATGCCAGTATTACTGTTTGACATACTTGAGTATCTGCAGTGAGCAGTTTGGATCATTCAGTTTGTCAGAGAGCAGCTTGACTCCTGAATCCcctgggtgattgtagctcagatccaggtgtgaggggtttgaactcagagctgaagacataaaaccacagccttcctctgtcaccatacagccagacaaCCCACAGATCAGAGCAGAGCAGTGTGTTGTTCTGAGATAGAGAGAAGTGCATGTGAAGCTGTATCAGCTCCTGTTGTCGAAGGACAACTGCAAACTACAGTACCCAGACAGTGAGCGACACGTCACTGACTGCTGCCTACACCTGTCTAATCAATTCAGGATGTATTTTAGTAACTACTTAATCCCTGTCcttaaagtttaaaaatgcCTCACTAACATGCAGAccaatttatattatttaatttaataaacataTCTATAgcacataaaatgtatatttaacaaaacGCAGGAAAAAAGTCcctcgatttttttttttcctgcatgtgtGAGGCTcagtaaaaaatgaaacaatccCTAGACTTTCAGTGTTTTCAGTCTGTGAGCTTGCTTAAATCGAAACCTTCGCAAAATCATTGATGTCCAGTGGTGCCAATTTCACGATTTTGTCACTAGATTTAGTGAATTCCCTGCcccttttttttcaaaagtttagggacaAATCttgtatattttcatatttatatagatcagtgAATTTGTCATCTAGTGATATTTAGctaccagttttagctactttaaattgaaagcagttggcaacactgatgaTGTCTGTTAAGCAGTGTCTACATATGGTTTCCACCTGACCTACCATCGGTTTTATGCATTTGAAGACATTGGCACTGTGGCACTTTTTTATAATGAAAAGGTAATTAATAGTTGTAGTTATTATTTTTTCGTTGGCCTGATGAACCAATCCCTCCTTTAAACAAACATATCTGATATTTAAAAAAGAGCCACACAACAACCAACTTTctctttttattaatataaaaatatttaaataatgtctaTATATTATTGTCCATTACAGATTCTTAAATGAATgaaatcaaataataaaaatacagatgtGTTACTGGATTGAATTGTACTGAACTGTCTGAATTACTGACAATACTATAGAACTGAATACAACATGAAGGCAGAAaggtgattttaacagtaaatcaTGGCTCTACACGTGGTTATGGGTTTGATCTCCAGGGAATGAGTTGATCAAATCTATACACTGTTGATTTGTATATTCATGAGTGGGTGGGTGGggatgtgtgtgtgggtgtcaGGGCCTCTGCGGTCTCTCTGCCTGCAGGAGTGTTTGTTTCACCCGCACTGCAGTGAAGAAGAGGCTGAAGTACAGCTGGGTGTAGATCTCAATGTTAATAATGAACAGAGGGAGCAGCGCCCACAGGAGCACACATAGAGATGAGTTTAACAACACTGCTATCACCTGAAGCCAAAGCATCTTAGGGAGCATCCTGAAATCgcaacaaaacacaataatACAACTCTGTCATGTTCTTTATAGATAAAGAATTAAAGATTCATTCTGATATTATTTACCAGAACATGTCTAATAAAAGTGGAAGTTTTTGAAAACTGAACACGAATGCATTTATCCTGCAGTTACAAATACATAATTGATGTTTTGATGTCTTAAAACAATGAATACTGTTATttgaaactatttaaaaaatgaaatgattaaaattaaaacagtcaGTAGGTGGTAGCACGTCACTGTTAATCACTGAGATTCAATTGATTCATTCATACGGCTGATTAATTCAAGAACTAAGCATTTGACTGCTTTTATGaacgagtcattgaatcattcattcaaccgattcactcaaaaagaatgattcattcaggaacaaaacacTGTTATGTGTTGCtttttggaactattttcgctggTGAATTAGAACAAAAACAAGCAATATTGTGTGTAAAATATCACTTAATATTAAAGATGCTGTCGGTAActtttgttcaaaatttacaaaaattatataatgagcgAGTACGCCGTGAATCATTTTCCAAATCGCGtatttgtcttatcctgaatcactgtggtacacctataataagtgtttatattcagactattttaGACTGGTTCGGTTtgcatgcagttctgtttatcaACTGCTAGCGCACCAAAAGTTAcgaactgcagctttaactttTTGTTACTGAACTGTTGTCTAAAATTTATCATATTTGCAATCATGctgatatttggagaaaaatggcactctttgtgtaatattgtagatattatataaattttagaaACCCCTAGTTCTGTATTCGTTCATAGCTAAGTCAGTGTGTACCTCATCTGTCCCTTCCTCCACAGCGTCCAATAGATACAGATGTCCAGAACTGTCAGTAACGCGGCGTGAACAATGACAACACCTGCTGTCCAGTAATGTACGCTCAGCCAGTGCCAGGAGAATGCAGTCAGCAGCTGATAGGGCAACAGGAAGTACATCAGCAGAAACTCCGCCCACTGCTGCCAACCTAGCCAATCCTGCTGCAGCACAGAAAAAGTGTCACGACTAGAGCCTGTTAGAGTATCACTTATGCCCGGTCCAAACTACACAATTTTAGCCCGATTTTGTTGTGGGGTTCATAAATGACAATGGGATACAAAATTCAATCGTTTCAGTTTGTGTAGTGTGTCAGTGGACGACAACTGATGCAACATCTGTGATGCTTCATGGGAGTCAAAATTGTATGATCTTGACACAGTGACTATTGTAATCAACAAAAAAATAGTGTAATCAAAACCTGGCATAACACACATGGACAGACAGTGACGTACCTGAGGCTTATCGGACGGACAGACGGTTTGAATGAAGGGCAGAAAGGTGACATCATAATCAAAAAGGTAGAGGTAGAGCAGCGTCAGACGTGGGAAGTTACTCAGACTGACCAGCAGAAACAGAGTCATACCTGGATTCACCTCCTATACACAGACAAAGAGATGATGTTTAACAATCTTACTgtgtgtaacggaggccagctagtagtcgctgtgcgagtaaaacctcactcctctgatctcaagagatgctctagcaacTGATGCtggaggttgcagcctttagcctccttgttagagcatccgactcccatgccggagacccaggttcaAGGCCCAGGCAagtaggacctgggtgaggGGTTACAACGTGCCTAATGAAtgaaacagacacacacaccttGTACTCCCAGAGCGTCTGTGGTCGTGTGACTCCAGTCTCTTTGAGTCTGTGCAGCTCCTCCAGAATGATCCGTCTGTGAGACCGATTCTCAATCATGAACGGAGCCGCAGACAGATCTTCATCGCTGAGAGCAGACAGtgatctgacacacacacacacacacacacacactaacattACACAACGAAAGTAAATACATAGTgtaatttattgctgtgatgcagtgctgaattttcagcatcattactccagtcttcagtgtcacatgatccttcagaaatcattctaatatgctgatttgctgctcaagaaacatttatgatgataaacagtgttgaaaacagttcagatTTTTATGGAAATGGTGATGCATTTTAGTTTTCAGGATTTttagatgaatagaaagttcaatttaatgcacccttgatgaatataaaagtatttttttaaaaatccccTTGATCCCAAATTTTGAACTAATTTATCCTTACACAAATTGCTCAAATATAATTTCcaaaatatttacaattaaaGCCCTGAACATACCAAGCCGACGTTTGGCCATTTTGTGTCAGACGCTGTTTTTTTTGCCAATTCAGGTCAAAgcgagtgctttgtttgagcaaaaaacataatttaccactatatttacaaaataatattatacaaAGCACGTTCATGGAATTACTGGTCTCGATTCAACACTGGAATGTAGgtaaatattttcttaaataaagtggactcaaaaaaaaaaatgaattgttggatttacttaaaaaagcagtgtcaagtggttccatgcaactatattgagtaattagtacaaataacaatttagCTGTATGAACAAACaaaattcaagtaaagctgacaaaatttctttgagtaaatacaaatcatttgaatttgtcactgttacataatatttttatgtgcattttactTAATAATATGTTTATTACATGAGGTAAACATATTTATTGACTTAATTTCTCTtattaaattaactatttgctctacaaaataaaatttaaaaaattattgaaCAAACTCATTTGAATTGAGAGTAGGAATTCTATCCTAAACATGCATGCATGAGTgctcacagcctaaacacaggcgacaGTCTTCTTCATAATGGtaacaaaaatattcaaaaacattacagaaactcctCTAAATATCCAACATAACAGAATATTAAATGCTAat
Above is a genomic segment from Megalobrama amblycephala isolate DHTTF-2021 linkage group LG14, ASM1881202v1, whole genome shotgun sequence containing:
- the LOC125246110 gene encoding uncharacterized protein LOC125246110, whose protein sequence is MNLMTVILSGGTPSRKQQRAEDEARILVQTILQAKPGRDAIIREYQKTRSLTDSTRRKMIKILTADKTENHSTSPPKHIREMYAQGIVSVFPNLRDEHYYDPQSGQGYFTWKIKNIQRNSAPSDNRRYSPQSFSGGPTAEREASSSTEVILTEEQCREAVSLMKHTSEVETVKVKMRETFQYRRKMIQDPRRSNDVLTEFPRFLDIKGLV
- the LOC125246098 gene encoding bifunctional apoptosis regulator-like isoform X1: MDVQIAIESDFSDSEESTADLLEPEFTCHCCYEVLVDPTTLTCGHSFCRHCLATWWASPRPSVRTDCPECRAIWQGYPEVNILLRDAVEKLFPADVSRRKQAVLNDPWLCRVLQVFQQHGKRPVRHAAPQPVNQNLPQINLREIQEGIVAVLICLTMMVLVYRAFTADPSHKTLLSKPLNRWSVNDVTLWVEHLGVWTSQYKETFSREQIDGRSLSALSDEDLSAAPFMIENRSHRRIILEELHRLKETGVTRPQTLWEYKEVNPGMTLFLLVSLSNFPRLTLLYLYLFDYDVTFLPFIQTVCPSDKPQQDWLGWQQWAEFLLMYFLLPYQLLTAFSWHWLSVHYWTAGVVIVHAALLTVLDICIYWTLWRKGQMRMLPKMLWLQVIAVLLNSSLCVLLWALLPLFIINIEIYTQLYFSLFFTAVRVKQTLLQAERPQRP
- the LOC125246098 gene encoding bifunctional apoptosis regulator-like isoform X2; the protein is MDVQIAIESDFSDSEESTADLLEPEFTCHCCYEVLVDPTTLTCGHSFCRHCLATWWASPRPSVRTDCPECRAIWQGYPEVNILLRDAVEKLFPADVSRRKQAVLNDPWLCRVLQVFQQHGKRPVRHAAPQPVNQNLPQINLREIQEGIVAVLICLTMMVLVYRAFTADPSHKTLLSKPLNRWSVNDVTLWVEHLGVWTSQYKETFSREQIDGRSLSALSDEDLSAAPFMIENRSHRRIILEELHRLKETGVTRPQTLWEYKEVNPGMTLFLLVSLSNFPRLTLLYLYLFDYDVTFLPFIQTVCPSDKPQDWLGWQQWAEFLLMYFLLPYQLLTAFSWHWLSVHYWTAGVVIVHAALLTVLDICIYWTLWRKGQMRMLPKMLWLQVIAVLLNSSLCVLLWALLPLFIINIEIYTQLYFSLFFTAVRVKQTLLQAERPQRP